ATGATCCCATGATGAATAATAAAAATCGTACAATCCTGGCTTTGATTGCTTCACCGAGGAAACTGGGAAATTGTGAAATCCTGGCTAAAGAGATTTGCCGGCACCTGCCCCAGGCGCATACTTTAAAGCTTCTTCGGCTGCCGGAGAAGAATATCCTGCCCTGTAAAGCGTGCTATGCCTGTCTGGAAAACGGTAAATGTCCACAGAAGGATGATTTTCAGCAGGTAGCCCGGGAAATGGCTGCTGCTGATGGCTTGATCATTGCATCGCCCACCTATTTTATGGGGCCTAACGGAGTGCTGAAAGTTTTCCTTGATCGTTGCCTGCAGATGTTTGGACATTCCCTGAGTTTGCGGGGTAAACCGGCAATCAATATTGTTACCGCCGGTCTGGAAGGTGAAGCGGGGTATACCGAAGCGGCACTGAACAGTTTTACTCTGATTTTGGGGATGAAATTGCAGGCTTCAGCCGTTTTTTATGGAGCACTTCCCGGCGAGTCATTATGGCAGAAAGTGGAAGAACGGGAGAAAGCCAAAGATTTAGGGGAGATATTCTTTGCCGCCAGGCCACAAATCGACGATTCATGGCGTTGTCCTTTATGTGGCAGCGATACGGTGCAGCTCCTTGGCGGCAATCGAGTGCAGTGCCAGGTATGTCGTAACTTTGGGACTTTGAACGTAGATGGTCATGGATTGGTGCTGAAAACTTCTCTGAAACCGGAAAATATATTCTTTACCGCCGAGCAGACCGCGCACCATCATCAATGGCTTCAGGGGATGAAAAAAAGATTCTTGCAGGTTCGCCGGCAACTGGGTGAATTTCAGCGACAATATGCCGATGATGGTGAGTGGGTATGAGTTCAGGTGATTTCACTGAGGATTGAGTCGTAGGTGGTAATAAATGCCTGGACCACGTCAGGATCAAACTGGCTGCCGGAGCCGTTTTTTACTTCCTCCAGGGCGATTTCTTTGGCCAGCGGCTGGCGGTAGGAGCGGTCCGAAGTCATGGCATCGTAAGCATCACAAACGCCGATAACCCGGGCCATCATGGGGATCTGCTCATGCATCAATCCATGGGGATAACCTTTGCCGTCGTAGCGTTCGTGATGGGCTCCAATGATCGGCAGAATGTCTTCAAGAAATGTTAATGGTTCGAGAATTTTGACTCCCTTGGAAGGATGAGTTTTAATTATTTCATATTCGGCATTATCTAATTTTCCCGGTTTGTTCAATATTTGTTCGCTGATACCGATTTTACCCACATCATGGAGCAGGGCGGCATATTCAAGCTCTTTCTTTTCTTCATTGTTGAGATTCATGGTTTCGGCCACCATGGAAGCATAAAACGCGACCCGGTGCGAGTGACCACGGGTATACTTGTCTTTTTCTTCGATGGCCATGATCAGTGAACCGACGGTCTGGACGACGCTGCTATTCAGCTTGGCGGTAATTTCCTTGACCCTGGTTTCCAGAGATTCCTGGTAGCGGGCCTGTTCTTCTTTTAACGAGCGGAATTCGAGCGCCCGTTTTACGGTTAATGCCAGTTCTTTAACTTTAAATGGTTTTGACATGTAATCAAAGGCTCCCATGCGGATATGATCAAGAGCCATGTCCAGCTGGGCAAAACCACTGAGAATAATGATCGGGATAATCGGATGTTCCTGGGCGACAAAATTGACTACCTGATCCCCTGATACCTTTGGCATTTTCAAATCGCAGATAATGGCCGCCAGCTCATCTGGTTTTTGTTTGATGATTTCAATTGCCTCTTCTCCGTCAGTCGCGGTGCAGGTCTGATAGTCGAGGCTTTCCAGAGAATCAGTCAGGATTTCGCGGATATTTTCCTCATCATCAACAATAAGAATCTTTTTTTCTTGTAATTCCATTTTAAATAACCATTTAAGAAAATTGAGGTGTAAGGTATAAGGTGTAAGGTGTAAGGTCTTTCCGTACACCGTACACCGTTCTTTCAAATGAATACCGACACGTTGAAAAATCATATAATCTCGTCCGGCCGGCTGAAAGAACAGCTGCGGAAAATGCAGCGGGACGGGAAAAAAATTGTTTTTACCAATGGTTGTTTTGACCTGCTGCACCCCGGCCATGTCAGCTATCTGGAGCAGGCACGGGCTTTAGGGGATGCGCTGGTAGTTGCCATAAATTCTGACCACTCAGTGCGCCGGCTTAAAGGGAATGACCGCCCCATTCTCGACCAGAATATCCGCAGTATTATGCTTGCCGCTTTCCGCTGGGTGGATTATGTGACCATATTTGATGATCCTGACCCCTTAAAGCTCATTGCTCTGCTTGAACCGGATATCCTGGTTAAAGGTGGTGACTGGCGGCGGCAGGATATTGTCGGTCGTGAGCTGGTGGAAGCCCGGTCCGGCCAGGTGTACAGCCTGCCATTTGTTGGCTCCTATTCCAGCAGTAAAATTATTGCTGAAATTGTATCTCGATTCTGCCCCCCTGGTTAATAAGTTATTATTATCCTTGTTTGAGCTCAGAGTTGGTTGACGGGCCGAAAAAGCACCAATTGAATGCGCAAACAGATTTTCGTTATAGGGCATCATAACCACTGAATTCCGGCGGCTTTTTTTTAACAGCCGCAGGAAACGGCTTATCTTCTTGCTGGATAGAGGATTTTCATTTTTCCAGTCAACGGCCTGCAATTTGAAAACAACCTGCTGCTTACCTTTCTCCAGAATATTCCCTGCTTTAAATAATCTTTGCATCAGCTCTTCAAGTTCAGTTTCTGCATTAATATTCAACTCCCGGCGGATTTGTTGCTGATAGGCCATAATAAAGAAATAATCCGCGGCTGAAGAACTGAGGACTTCGGGTATTTCGGCAAACCATGCCTTGCCCCATTGGGGATTGAGCAGGGTTTCATAGTGAATGTTCCGGGCAAAAATAAGGTTCTGGTTGACCTGTCGGCAGGCGGCCATGATGGCATTGCTCAGGTTTTGTAACGCTATGGCTTTGTTATTGCTCCACTTCCAGAATATCGGTTTGTAACCGGTAATCCCATTTTTGTTCACCGTAAAATTATAGAGATCGGCCGGCTCTGGATAAAAACCTTTCCCGTCCTGTCTGGGATGGAATCCTTCTGTATGCCTGAGCTCCAGATCATCCTGAAACATGATGCCATCGATGGGATTTTTTGCCAGATCGCGATAAAGAGCAGTGAGAAACTTCCGGTTTTCAGGTGCTGTCGGATCAAGGGTGTCAGTGGGTTTGCAGCCCTGTCTCTGGGGGTTGTAATTGTAAACCTTGGGAAGTAGTTTATGATCGTAATTGGCATGTAAGGTGGTCATCCAGGCAAAAACCCGCAAACCTTCGGCATGGGCATCCCGGCAGATGTCGGGTAGCAGATTGCTGATGACTGGTGCCAGTCTGGTGTCAAAATACACCCCTTCTTTTGGAGCTGTGGTACTCAGTTTGCCAATATAGTGATAACGATCAGAACTGTTATGGAATACCCGCACAATAATGGTATTGAAACCGCTGGTACGTAACTGGGCAAAGAGGTAACGGCGTTCCTCTCGGGTTTGTGGTTTAAGGATCGATATCTGAGCGCCAATTATTGGCGCTTGAGGCCGGGCATGGCTGATTGACGCCTGGGCGAATATCATCAGATTGCAATTGAAAAGTATCAAAAGTGCAGACATGGCTAATCTGTTTATGGTCATGGTTATCAATTCTCTTGCGGAAAAAGTATGGCCGGCAGTTCGGTGATATTCTCAATCTCAGCTACCGTTATAATTACCTTATCGGCAGAACCAAGATTATTTTTAGGGATTATTGCCCTGGTAAATCCGAACTTCCGGGCTTCGTTCAGACGTTGTTCCAAAAAATTTATTCGCCGGATTTCACCGGCCAGCCCGACTTCACCTAAAAGCAAGGTAGTGGCGGGGATTTCCTTATCCAGATAGCTTGACAATATAGCTCCCATCAGTCCCAGATCAATAGCCGGTTCAATGATTTTCAGTCCGCCGATTACGTTGAGAAAGATATCCTTGTCTCCCAAAAGCAGATTCAGCCGTTTTTCCAGGACGGCAATCATCAATGAAGCACGACCTTTATCGATTCCCAGGGTGGTTCGGCGGGGGATCCCCGCCATCGTTGAGCTGGAGACCAGTGCTTGAATTTCGGTCAGAATCGGGCGTGTTCCTTCCATGGTTGCGGTGACCAGGGAGCCGGCCAGATCTGTCGGTCTTTCGGCCAGAAAAATATGCGATGGGCTGTCCACCCCTTGTAGACCGCTGCCGGTCATTTCAAAGACACCAATTTCATTGGTGGAACCGAACCGGTTTTTAACTGCTCGCAGGATGCGGTAAGGATGCTGAGTTCCGGATTCAAAATAGAGAACCGTGTCTACCATATGTTCCAGTATCCGGGGGCCGGCGATAGCGCCTTCCTTGGTCACATGACCGATTAAAAACAGGGGAATGCCGGTTGTTTTTGCCAGGTTGATCAAATGGGCGGTTGCCTGGCGGATTTGCGAGACTGAACCTGGCGGAGATGTGCTTTCCGGGGCGGTAACTGTCTGAATGGAATCAATTACCAGCGCTTTGGGTTTCAGCTCAAGTGAATGTGAAATTATCATCCCCACTTCCGTGGCGGCCAATAAATAGAGGGTTGGGGCGTCAATCTGTAACCGTTCACTTCTCAACTTTACCTGTCCGGGTGATTCCTCACCGGTCACATACATGGTTTTTTGACCATTGACGGAAAGATTGGCCAGTACTTCCAGCAGCAGGGTGGACTTTCCGATTCCCGGATCGCCACCAACCAGGGTTACGGCCCCGGGCACAATTCCCCCGCCGAGTACCCGGTCAAACTCGGCAATTTTGCTTTGTCCCTGGATGGGGGGAGTGTTTTTGATTTCCGCTAATGACTTTGGATGACTGCCCTTGTTTAAGCTGGCCAGTTCGGGGAAAGTCGCTGGTTCATCCGAGGCTTCACGTTCTTCAACAAAGGTATTCCATGATTGACAGGATGGGCATTTCCCCAGCCATTTTGGTGACTGGTGCCCGCAGGATGAACAGTAAAAATAAGTTTTCGTCTTTTTTTTCACCNNNNNNNNNNNNNNNNNNNNNNNNNNNNNNNNNNNNNNNNNNNNNNNNNNNNNNNNNNNNNNNNNNNNNNNNNNNNNNNNNNNNNNNNNNNNNNNNNNNNAGAATCATGGAGGTCAACAATGAGGTGCCGCCATAACTTATCAAGGGTAAAGGGATACCTACCACTGGCATCAGGCCTAGAACCATGCCGATATTAATGCACACCTGCCAGAAAAAAGTTGCGGTAATTCCGATGGCCAGATAACTGCCAAAAGGATCTTTTGCTTCCTGGCTGATAATCAGGCTGCGGAGCAGAAAAAGCATGAATAGAACAATGAGCAGAGCAGAGCCCCAAAATCCCCATTGTTCGGCATACACGGAAAAGATGAAGTCTGTATGTTGTTCGGGGAGGAAATGGAGTAAATTCTGGGTTCCTTTTAAAAAACCCTTGCCTGCAAGACCTCCGGAACCGATGGCTATTTTAGACTGGGCAATATGATAGCCGCTTCCCTGGGGGTTAAGCTCGGGATTGAGGAAAGTCAGAATGCGCTGTCTTTGGTAGTCATGAAGGAATTGCCAGCCGGCGGTGGCCAAAGCGATAGCGGCGAAGAAGAGTGTCGCTATTGTTTTTCTGCTCAGACCGGCATAAAAAATAATGCTGAACGAAATCAGGGCGACCAGCATGGCGGTGCCGAGATCCGGCTGTTTTAAAAGCAAGAGAAAGGGGATTACTACCATGGTAAATGGAATAATCAACTCTTTCAGGTTGTATGGCGGTGCCAGGCGTTGTTCAGCAAAAAAACGCGACAGGGCGAGAATTAATGCCAGCTTGGCTAACTCAGACGGTTGAAAAGTAAAACCGGTTATTATCAGCCATCGCTTGGCTCCCATGGCACTTTTGCCGGTAACCAATACCAGGATCAGGCCCAGGATAGCCAAACCGTAGGCCAGATAGGAAATTTTCTGGTAATAACGATAGTCAATGGCAAAACTAAGCCCCATGCCGGCAAGTCCAATAGCAAACCAGATAAGTTGCCGACGACTGACCGGGCTCAGCCAGGTGGAAACTTCCGGAACGTAAGTGGCGCTGTAAATAGTTAATATCCCAAGGCTGAATAAACCGGCCGTTAAGAGCAGGATAAAGAAATCCAGGCGACTGATTTTTTTCTTTCCTATTTGGAACATAATCTCAGGGCTTTTTCAGGTTCTGTAAGTAATGGATGATTGCCTGCTTGACAATAGGTGACGCCGTGCTGCCGCCATGCTCCCCATGTTCTATAATCACTGAAACGACAATGCTGGGGTCTCGAAAGGGAGCAAAACCAACAAACCAGGCATGATCGCGAAATTTCCAGGGAAGCTCTTTTTTACTTTTAAGCTTTTCCCCTGGTTGGGCTACAACCTGGGCTGTGCCGGTTTTCCCTGCCATTTCCCATCCCGGCTCAGCGATTCTCGATTTATGCGCTGTGCCATGAACCTCATTAACAGCCCGCCATAACGCTTGACGAATCAGTTCAAAATATTTTGAGTCAATAGGAATTTGATGCCCTTCGTGGCTGATTCGTTGTTTTTCACCGGAAAGGGGGTCAGTAATTTCGGTGATTAACTGTGGGCGGTAATAGGTGCCGCCGTTGGCGAAGGGAACATAAGCTGCGGCCATCTGCAGCGGCGTAGTCAGAACATATCCCTGACCAATGGCGGTAGACAAGGTTTCTCCCCGGTACCACTGATCATGAAAACGTTTTAACTTCCAGGAAGAAGTGGGAATGAATCCTGCCTTTTCCTGGGGAAGATTAATGTCGCATTTTTCCCCAAGTCCAAACAGGGAGCAGTAGTGGGCAATCCGGTCAATGGGCATTTTGCAGGCCAGGTTATAATAATAAACATCACATGATTCCTTCAGTGAACGGCTCAGATTGACTTTGCCGTGGCCGTATTTGTTCCAGCAGCGAAACTTGCTGTTGCCCAGCCGATAGTAACCGATGCAGGTGAAAGTAGTTTGTGGGGTGATAACTTTATCTTCCAGGGCCGCTGCCGCCATGATAGCTTTAAAGGTTGACCCGGGTGGATATTGACCCTGAATTGCCCGGTTATGCAGGGGATGTAAAGGATCGCTGCTGATTTTTTGCCAATCTTCCTGGTTGATCCGGGTAGCAAAAAGATTATTGGAAAAAGAAGGGGTGCTGACCATTGCCAGGATTTCACCCGTATGAGGATTAATGGCAACGGCACTGCCAACCATATCTTTCATCAGTTCATGGATGTAGGCTTGCAGTTTGATATCGATGGTTAAGGTGATGTTGCTTCCGGCGATGGCCGATTTGCTGATGCGTGAATGTAACTCCCGCCCCAAAGCATTGACTTCAACCTGTCTTTTGCCGTCAGTCCCACGCAATAACTCTTCGTACTGGGCTTCAATGCCGGAGCGGCCAACCAGGTCATCAGGATAGTAGGAGGCATAGGATGGGTGTTTCAGCTCCTGCTCATTGATAAATCCCTGGTATCCGATCAGATGGGCGCATTGTCGGTCATATGGATAATTGCGGATGGGTTCCACCTCAATAAGCATGCCCGGCAGGTCAATTTTATGGGCTTCCAGCAAAGCCAGCTCATCCCGGGTCAGGTTGTTCCTGATTTTCAGTGGTCGATATTTGAGATGGGCGGGAGTGGAATTAAAACGATTGATGATATCTTTTTGATCAAGGTCAGCCATGTATTTGCTCAGCTCAGCGCTGACCACTTCTATATTACTGATATTTTCCGGAATGATACTGAGGTTGAATCCCGGATGGTTGTCGGCCAGGATTTTCTGCTTACGGTCATAAATAATACCCCGTAAAGCCCGAATCCGTCGAACCCTGATATGATTATTTTTTGAAAGCTGATTAAAGTATTCTCCTTTTATTCCCTGCAGATACCATAAACGGATTAATAACAGGCCGCTGGCAAAAACAATAATAAAAAGGAATATTTTTCCATTTTTGCTTATTTGATCATGTTTAGCTTTGAGATCTAGAACCGACATTTAGATTATAGGTATTGTCACTTTCTTGAAAAGTTTTTTAAGTCACGGCAGGTTCTGCCATCAGGATCTGGTAGAGGAGGTAAGTCTTTTATGTATGGAAATTCCTTCATTGAAGATTTGCAGGACATACAGTAACGGTATGGCGAAAATACCGGTGGCTAACGCAGCGACCATGCCACTGGCAAGGTGAAAGTGTGCGGTTTGGGTATTATGTTCGACAAAGAAAACCTGCAGCAGAAAAAACAGGGTGAAATGTCCCAGGCCGGCCATGAATGCTTTAAACAGCAGGTGGTCAAAATAAACGGTCTGCTGCAGGTAGACCAGGATATAGTAGAGACAGAGAAAACCGATAGTGTGCAAACCAGTACTGCTTAACAGGAAAGTGTCGGTAATAATGCCCAGAATAATGGCGACTATGGTTCCGGTCCAAACCGGGAAAATAACCGGCAGGGAAATAATTAAGACATAATGTAAGTCGGGAGAAATGTTGGAGAATCCCAGGCGTGGAAAGACCGATGATTGCAAAACCGATAAAAAAAGCCCGGCGGTAATGTATAGTAAGACGAAAAAAAGT
The sequence above is a segment of the Pseudomonadota bacterium genome. Coding sequences within it:
- a CDS encoding flavodoxin family protein; translated protein: DPMMNNKNRTILALIASPRKLGNCEILAKEICRHLPQAHTLKLLRLPEKNILPCKACYACLENGKCPQKDDFQQVAREMAAADGLIIASPTYFMGPNGVLKVFLDRCLQMFGHSLSLRGKPAINIVTAGLEGEAGYTEAALNSFTLILGMKLQASAVFYGALPGESLWQKVEEREKAKDLGEIFFAARPQIDDSWRCPLCGSDTVQLLGGNRVQCQVCRNFGTLNVDGHGLVLKTSLKPENIFFTAEQTAHHHQWLQGMKKRFLQVRRQLGEFQRQYADDGEWV
- a CDS encoding response regulator produces the protein MELQEKKILIVDDEENIREILTDSLESLDYQTCTATDGEEAIEIIKQKPDELAAIICDLKMPKVSGDQVVNFVAQEHPIIPIIILSGFAQLDMALDHIRMGAFDYMSKPFKVKELALTVKRALEFRSLKEEQARYQESLETRVKEITAKLNSSVVQTVGSLIMAIEEKDKYTRGHSHRVAFYASMVAETMNLNNEEKKELEYAALLHDVGKIGISEQILNKPGKLDNAEYEIIKTHPSKGVKILEPLTFLEDILPIIGAHHERYDGKGYPHGLMHEQIPMMARVIGVCDAYDAMTSDRSYRQPLAKEIALEEVKNGSGSQFDPDVVQAFITTYDSILSEIT
- the rfaE2 gene encoding D-glycero-beta-D-manno-heptose 1-phosphate adenylyltransferase — translated: MQRDGKKIVFTNGCFDLLHPGHVSYLEQARALGDALVVAINSDHSVRRLKGNDRPILDQNIRSIMLAAFRWVDYVTIFDDPDPLKLIALLEPDILVKGGDWRRQDIVGRELVEARSGQVYSLPFVGSYSSSKIIAEIVSRFCPPG
- the radA gene encoding DNA repair protein RadA, with protein sequence VKKKTKTYFYCSSCGHQSPKWLGKCPSCQSWNTFVEEREASDEPATFPELASLNKGSHPKSLAEIKNTPPIQGQSKIAEFDRVLGGGIVPGAVTLVGGDPGIGKSTLLLEVLANLSVNGQKTMYVTGEESPGQVKLRSERLQIDAPTLYLLAATEVGMIISHSLELKPKALVIDSIQTVTAPESTSPPGSVSQIRQATAHLINLAKTTGIPLFLIGHVTKEGAIAGPRILEHMVDTVLYFESGTQHPYRILRAVKNRFGSTNEIGVFEMTGSGLQGVDSPSHIFLAERPTDLAGSLVTATMEGTRPILTEIQALVSSSTMAGIPRRTTLGIDKGRASLMIAVLEKRLNLLLGDKDIFLNVIGGLKIIEPAIDLGLMGAILSSYLDKEIPATTLLLGEVGLAGEIRRINFLEQRLNEARKFGFTRAIIPKNNLGSADKVIITVAEIENITELPAILFPQEN
- the rodA gene encoding rod shape-determining protein RodA, with translation MFQIGKKKISRLDFFILLLTAGLFSLGILTIYSATYVPEVSTWLSPVSRRQLIWFAIGLAGMGLSFAIDYRYYQKISYLAYGLAILGLILVLVTGKSAMGAKRWLIITGFTFQPSELAKLALILALSRFFAEQRLAPPYNLKELIIPFTMVVIPFLLLLKQPDLGTAMLVALISFSIIFYAGLSRKTIATLFFAAIALATAGWQFLHDYQRQRILTFLNPELNPQGSGYHIAQSKIAIGSGGLAGKGFLKGTQNLLHFLPEQHTDFIFSVYAEQWGFWGSALLIVLFMLFLLRSLIISQEAKDPFGSYLAIGITATFFWQVCINIGMVLGLMPVVGIPLPLISYGGTSLLTSMIL
- the mrdA gene encoding penicillin-binding protein 2, whose amino-acid sequence is MSVLDLKAKHDQISKNGKIFLFIIVFASGLLLIRLWYLQGIKGEYFNQLSKNNHIRVRRIRALRGIIYDRKQKILADNHPGFNLSIIPENISNIEVVSAELSKYMADLDQKDIINRFNSTPAHLKYRPLKIRNNLTRDELALLEAHKIDLPGMLIEVEPIRNYPYDRQCAHLIGYQGFINEQELKHPSYASYYPDDLVGRSGIEAQYEELLRGTDGKRQVEVNALGRELHSRISKSAIAGSNITLTIDIKLQAYIHELMKDMVGSAVAINPHTGEILAMVSTPSFSNNLFATRINQEDWQKISSDPLHPLHNRAIQGQYPPGSTFKAIMAAAALEDKVITPQTTFTCIGYYRLGNSKFRCWNKYGHGKVNLSRSLKESCDVYYYNLACKMPIDRIAHYCSLFGLGEKCDINLPQEKAGFIPTSSWKLKRFHDQWYRGETLSTAIGQGYVLTTPLQMAAAYVPFANGGTYYRPQLITEITDPLSGEKQRISHEGHQIPIDSKYFELIRQALWRAVNEVHGTAHKSRIAEPGWEMAGKTGTAQVVAQPGEKLKSKKELPWKFRDHAWFVGFAPFRDPSIVVSVIIEHGEHGGSTASPIVKQAIIHYLQNLKKP
- the mreD gene encoding rod shape-determining protein MreD — its product is MSSKQLFFVLLYITAGLFLSVLQSSVFPRLGFSNISPDLHYVLIISLPVIFPVWTGTIVAIILGIITDTFLLSSTGLHTIGFLCLYYILVYLQQTVYFDHLLFKAFMAGLGHFTLFFLLQVFFVEHNTQTAHFHLASGMVAALATGIFAIPLLYVLQIFNEGISIHKRLTSSTRS